From Erigeron canadensis isolate Cc75 chromosome 8, C_canadensis_v1, whole genome shotgun sequence, one genomic window encodes:
- the LOC122578238 gene encoding electron transfer flavoprotein subunit alpha, mitochondrial, which produces MLRRAASTTFRRHLITSHSRRPIASSSRFIGTLVIAEHEGGSLTNSSLSSVEAASKFLCKDNSLSLLLAGTGPSLQEAAAKAASCHSSISQVLVADSDKFKYPLAEPWAKLVHLVQQQGDYSHIVTASSSFGKNILPRAAALLDVSPITDVIEISESRTFVRPIYAGNALCTIRYTGADPCMLTIRATSFPVGSTAPDSKTSAAPIHQVDLSTFGEDGKSRHIKQTSQDSERPDLGSARVVITGGRALKSAENFKMIEKLAEKLGAAVGATRAAVDAGYIPNELQVGQTGKIVAPELYMAFGVSGAIQHIAGMRDSKVIVAVNKDADAPIFQVADYGLVGDLFEIIPELLEKLPNKK; this is translated from the exons ATGCTCCGCCGAGCAGCTTCTACCACTTTCAGACGACATCTTATAACCTCTCATTCTCGCCGTCCAATCGCATCATCTTCTAGATTT ATTGGAACATTAGTTATAGCAGAACATGAAGGTGGTTCACTCACTAACTCTTCCCTGAGCTCAGTAGAGGCGGCTAGTAAGTTTTTGTGTAAAGACAACTCTTTATCGTTGCTATTGGCTGGAACGGGCCCTTCGTTACAAGAGGCTGCCGCAAAGGCTGCTTCTTGCCATTCTTCCATTTCTCAG GTACTTGTGGCTGATTCTGATAAATTCAAATACCCCTTAGCTGAACCGTGGGCCAAGTTAGTCCATTTGGTGCAACAGCAGGGTGATTACTCTCACATAGTTACTGCTTCAAGTTCTTTTGGGAAAAATATATTACCTCGTGCAGCTGCTCTTCTTGATGTCTCGCCAATTACTGATGTCATTGAAATATCAGAATCGAGGACATTCGTGAG GCCAATATATGCTGGTAATGCTCTATGCACTATCCGCTACACTGGTGCGGACCCTTGCATGCTGACTATTAGGGCTACCTCTTTTCCCGTGGGTTCAACTGCACCTGATTCTAAAACTAGTGCTGCACCAATACACCAGGTTGATTTGTCAACCTTTGGTGAAG ATGGCAAATCTAGACATATAAAGCAAACCTCTCAAGATTCAGAACGCCCAGATCTTGGAAGTGCACGTGTTGTTATTACAGGGGGACGAGCTCTTAAAAGTGCTGAAAACTTTAAAATGATTGAAAAGCTTGCTGAAAAGCTTGGTGCAGCAG TTGGTGCCACTCGTGCTGCTGTTGATGCAGGATACATTCCCAATGAGCTCCAG GTTGGCCAAACTGGTAAGATTGTTGCTCCAGAACTGTATATGGCTTTTGGCGTCTCTGGAGCCATCCAACATATAGCAGGTATGAGAGATTCAAAAGTGATTGTTGCAGTCAACAAAGACGCTGATGCCCCAATTTTTCAG GTTGCTGATTATGGGCTTGTAGGTGATCTTTTTGAAATAATA